One Alkaliphilus sp. B6464 genomic window carries:
- a CDS encoding molybdopterin dinucleotide binding domain-containing protein: MSFQALARKTVKGVMENKLKLAVIDPFMQGGTDIPGKTKWIPIKPSTDGALVLGMMRWIFDNEKFDGKFLECPNEEAAKAIGFKSYTNATHLVIVDEKHPNNRKFLKPEDLGLEGEEFFVIDKKTGKPELNSKASAGNLLYNGEVQGKTGTIKVATSLYLLKQGVERHSIDEYAEICGISANQIAEIAKEFTSHGHKVAVDTLGGTNSVNALPFTVALWILPALMGAYNMKGGMAGNGPSFKAFADGPKYDLAAFEGQIKPSGVKISREQFHYENTTEYKNKVAQGKKPYPSKLPWHTNGMSLDGQAMFSALNKYPYQCKILVNCFANPIYGTPSLYQEAMLEELKKTSNIPLIISVDIVMGETTAYADYIVPDTSIYEQWAMVPVRANINTKMTAVRYPIIEPMTPKVGSNNQPISMETYLIEVAKKIGMPGFGDNAIKDADGKMWPLNTREDYFIKAIANMAYDGDAVNGITEEDDKITGLDSIPSDWQAAIKPDELFVVKNIIAKGGRFEADTNYHDGEFMKYGDPVKVCFYSENLANSRNSITGAYNEGAPVWTPETLADGTLVDKAYPSEEYPFRVCSSKAKLRGVSMLNNCPTLQVLSDTNYIEINASDAKELGLNDGQEVMVETPSNKAKGVLKVRQGVARGSLGISFGYGKWEYGSKDTTIDGKVITGESLRATGIASNPLALIDNSVKGKYGLSEVITGTHNRNGIRAKIVPLS; encoded by the coding sequence ATGAGCTTCCAAGCCTTAGCACGAAAGACAGTAAAGGGAGTCATGGAAAACAAATTAAAGTTGGCAGTAATTGATCCGTTTATGCAAGGGGGTACAGATATTCCTGGAAAAACAAAATGGATACCGATTAAGCCTTCTACAGATGGAGCCCTAGTATTAGGAATGATGCGTTGGATATTTGATAATGAAAAGTTCGATGGCAAATTCTTAGAATGTCCAAATGAAGAAGCAGCTAAAGCTATAGGATTTAAAAGCTATACTAATGCTACTCATTTAGTAATAGTAGATGAAAAACATCCAAACAATAGAAAATTCCTTAAGCCTGAAGATTTGGGTCTAGAGGGAGAAGAATTCTTTGTAATTGATAAGAAAACTGGAAAGCCAGAGCTTAATAGCAAGGCATCAGCTGGTAATTTACTTTATAATGGAGAAGTTCAAGGAAAAACAGGCACTATTAAAGTTGCTACTTCCTTATATTTATTAAAACAAGGGGTAGAGAGACACTCTATAGACGAGTATGCCGAAATTTGTGGTATATCCGCTAATCAAATAGCAGAAATTGCTAAGGAGTTTACAAGCCATGGTCATAAGGTTGCAGTAGATACCCTTGGTGGAACAAACTCAGTTAATGCATTACCTTTTACAGTTGCTTTATGGATATTGCCAGCATTAATGGGAGCTTATAATATGAAGGGTGGTATGGCAGGAAACGGACCATCTTTCAAAGCCTTTGCAGACGGACCTAAATACGATTTAGCAGCATTTGAAGGTCAAATTAAACCATCAGGAGTTAAAATAAGTAGAGAACAATTCCATTATGAAAATACAACAGAGTATAAGAACAAGGTAGCCCAAGGTAAAAAACCTTATCCTTCTAAATTGCCATGGCATACAAATGGTATGTCTTTAGATGGACAAGCAATGTTCTCTGCACTAAATAAGTATCCTTACCAATGTAAAATACTTGTAAACTGTTTTGCAAATCCAATATATGGAACACCATCTTTATATCAAGAGGCTATGCTGGAGGAACTTAAGAAAACATCTAATATACCTCTAATTATTAGTGTTGATATAGTAATGGGTGAAACTACTGCTTATGCAGACTATATTGTTCCAGATACATCTATTTATGAGCAATGGGCTATGGTTCCAGTAAGAGCTAATATTAATACAAAAATGACAGCTGTTAGATATCCAATTATTGAGCCAATGACTCCAAAGGTAGGCAGTAATAACCAACCAATTAGCATGGAAACCTATTTAATTGAGGTAGCTAAGAAAATAGGTATGCCAGGTTTTGGTGACAATGCTATTAAAGATGCTGATGGAAAAATGTGGCCTTTAAACACAAGAGAAGACTATTTTATTAAGGCTATTGCCAATATGGCATATGATGGTGATGCTGTAAATGGTATAACCGAAGAAGATGATAAGATTACGGGTCTAGACTCTATTCCATCAGATTGGCAGGCAGCAATTAAACCAGATGAGTTGTTTGTTGTTAAAAATATTATTGCTAAGGGTGGAAGATTTGAGGCCGACACAAATTATCATGACGGCGAATTTATGAAATATGGAGATCCAGTTAAGGTTTGCTTCTATAGTGAAAATCTTGCTAATAGTAGAAATAGTATTACTGGAGCTTATAATGAAGGTGCACCAGTGTGGACACCAGAGACATTAGCAGATGGAACTTTAGTAGATAAGGCTTATCCTTCTGAAGAATATCCATTTAGAGTATGTTCATCTAAGGCTAAGCTTAGAGGGGTTTCTATGTTAAATAACTGTCCTACTTTACAAGTTCTATCTGATACAAATTACATTGAAATTAATGCATCGGATGCTAAGGAACTAGGGCTTAATGATGGACAGGAAGTAATGGTAGAAACACCAAGCAATAAGGCTAAAGGAGTATTAAAAGTTAGACAAGGTGTTGCTAGAGGAAGTTTGGGAATTAGCTTTGGATATGGTAAATGGGAGTATGGTAGCAAAGATACTACTATAGATGGAAAGGTAATAACAGGAGAAAGTCTGAGAGCTACTGGAATCGCATCTAATCCTCTTGCCCTTATTGATAACTCTGTTAAAGGAAAATATGGATTATCAGAAGTTATAACTGGTACACATAATAGAAATGGTATTAGAGCAAAAATTGTTCCGCTATCCTAA
- a CDS encoding Gmad2 immunoglobulin-like domain-containing protein gives MKVSKIGIFKNRVPLLLISMLLAITITGCNISKGPTPSEKPEDKIDNNIDKDKEAMESRNTIDESIKNKMKIVEEESILEAAKEWFHEFDKIEGAYVFQHPDATYIRINSKERPTGGYSIHIKDYSGEEYHRVIKFEIVEPKEGEIVSQAITYPSVILEIPSDSVGQYEIRTKNEEVFKSKEKLILAKLELPKENEGISNPVRIKGKIIAFEGAFSVRVLDDKDKVIYEEHLQADAGGPNWGKFDTEITYPKPNSESGSIEIGEYTAKEGEYVARDRVSIKFSE, from the coding sequence ATGAAAGTTAGTAAAATAGGAATTTTTAAGAATAGAGTTCCTTTACTTTTAATTAGTATGTTATTAGCTATAACTATAACGGGTTGTAATATAAGTAAAGGGCCTACTCCTTCTGAAAAACCAGAAGATAAAATTGACAATAATATAGATAAGGATAAAGAAGCTATGGAATCAAGAAATACTATAGATGAAAGTATAAAGAATAAGATGAAAATAGTAGAGGAAGAGTCAATATTAGAAGCTGCTAAAGAGTGGTTCCATGAATTTGATAAAATAGAAGGCGCTTATGTTTTTCAGCACCCTGATGCTACCTATATTAGAATAAACTCTAAAGAGAGACCTACTGGAGGCTATTCTATTCATATAAAAGATTATTCAGGAGAAGAATATCATAGAGTTATTAAATTTGAAATAGTAGAGCCGAAGGAAGGGGAGATAGTTAGTCAAGCTATTACATATCCTTCAGTTATATTAGAAATTCCTTCAGATTCAGTCGGTCAATATGAAATAAGAACAAAAAATGAGGAAGTATTTAAATCTAAAGAAAAACTTATATTAGCAAAACTTGAATTGCCTAAAGAAAATGAAGGTATAAGCAATCCAGTAAGAATTAAAGGTAAGATTATTGCCTTTGAAGGTGCATTTTCTGTAAGAGTTTTAGATGATAAGGATAAAGTGATTTATGAAGAGCATTTACAGGCAGATGCAGGTGGACCTAATTGGGGGAAATTTGATACTGAAATAACTTATCCTAAGCCTAATAGTGAGTCTGGTAGTATAGAGATTGGAGAGTATACCGCAAAGGAAGGGGAATATGTAGCAAGGGACAGGGTTTCTATTAAATTTAGTGAATAG
- a CDS encoding molybdopterin molybdotransferase MoeA, whose product MRTNISLEEALDILLKENKQTEPIHVPLLDSLGSVLAEDILSDMNMPPFDKSPLDGYAVRAEDIQGASQEIPVTLQVIDFVPAGYVSSQKLEKGEAMRIMTGAKIPEGADVVIRFEDTDFTEKQVRIYTPLCSNSNISKLGEDMKIGDVVMKKGMLIDAPEIGILATLGKSFVQVYRKPRVAILSTGDELVDIQDVLTDGKIRNSNSYTIAAQIKKIGAKPLMLGICDDGIESIKEKLKAALSWADIIITTGGVSVGDCDLVKEAFQQVGAEMLFWRVRMKPGTPIAVAKYENKLLFGLSGNPAAAYITFEQFVRPIVLKKMGREKYKLMKVESVLESSFSKISNQNRFVRANTYYRDGKYYTQFPSKHSSGVLSSLSGTNSLFYIPAETGPYKEGQKITVQLLDYPEVLK is encoded by the coding sequence ATGAGAACTAATATATCTTTAGAAGAAGCACTAGATATACTTTTAAAAGAAAACAAGCAGACGGAACCTATTCATGTACCACTGTTAGATAGTCTAGGAAGCGTTTTAGCAGAAGATATACTATCAGATATGAATATGCCACCATTTGATAAATCTCCTCTTGATGGATATGCTGTACGAGCAGAGGATATACAAGGAGCTTCACAGGAAATACCTGTAACACTTCAAGTAATTGATTTTGTTCCAGCAGGTTATGTTTCTTCTCAGAAACTAGAAAAAGGAGAGGCCATGAGAATCATGACAGGGGCTAAAATTCCTGAAGGAGCTGATGTTGTAATTCGTTTTGAAGATACTGACTTCACTGAGAAACAGGTGAGAATATACACTCCTTTGTGTTCAAACTCAAATATTAGCAAATTGGGAGAGGATATGAAAATTGGGGATGTAGTTATGAAAAAGGGAATGCTTATTGATGCACCAGAAATAGGTATCCTTGCAACCTTAGGAAAAAGTTTTGTTCAAGTCTATCGTAAACCTCGAGTAGCAATCCTCTCTACTGGAGATGAGCTAGTAGATATACAGGATGTACTGACCGATGGGAAAATACGAAACAGTAATTCTTACACTATCGCTGCTCAAATCAAAAAAATAGGTGCTAAGCCATTGATGCTAGGAATCTGTGATGATGGAATAGAATCTATTAAAGAAAAATTAAAAGCGGCTTTAAGTTGGGCTGATATAATTATTACAACTGGTGGGGTTTCTGTGGGAGACTGTGACTTAGTAAAGGAAGCCTTTCAACAAGTAGGAGCAGAAATGTTGTTTTGGAGAGTAAGAATGAAACCAGGTACACCAATAGCTGTTGCCAAATATGAAAACAAGTTATTATTTGGACTCTCAGGTAACCCAGCCGCTGCCTATATTACTTTTGAGCAATTTGTAAGGCCTATTGTATTAAAGAAAATGGGCAGAGAAAAGTATAAGCTCATGAAGGTTGAGTCTGTTTTAGAAAGCAGTTTTTCAAAAATAAGTAATCAAAATCGTTTTGTGCGTGCCAATACGTATTATCGAGATGGAAAATACTATACACAATTTCCTAGTAAACATAGTTCAGGAGTGCTTTCGAGTTTATCTGGAACTAATTCTTTATTCTATATTCCAGCAGAAACAGGTCCGTACAAAGAAGGTCAAAAAATTACCGTTCAATTATTAGATTATCCAGAGGTGTTAAAATGA
- a CDS encoding N-acetylmuramoyl-L-alanine amidase family protein has translation MFNKTIFLVIKVNKKIVTAIIVFILLLILIPLFISNNPIAVFNTNRKIIVVDPGHGGIDGGSSSAGLLEKTVNLQVSLKLRKILKDKGINVVMTRNSDVSLESKSNLKSSRYNRDLHARRTIIDSNNSTAFVSVHMDSYKKSSVRGVRIFYYSESEESKQLAQSICNSVNKMVFKDFLNITNVKAEIATGNYYILRTSKSPGVIIETGFITNPIDNKLIQTNDYQQIMAKAIAEGIVEYMYR, from the coding sequence ATGTTTAACAAAACAATTTTTCTAGTTATTAAAGTTAATAAAAAAATTGTAACAGCAATTATTGTATTTATATTACTATTAATTCTTATTCCTCTTTTTATTTCAAACAATCCTATTGCTGTATTTAATACCAACAGAAAAATTATAGTGGTAGATCCAGGACATGGCGGCATAGATGGAGGATCTAGTAGCGCGGGTCTGTTAGAAAAAACTGTAAACTTACAGGTTTCTTTGAAACTAAGAAAGATACTAAAGGATAAGGGTATAAATGTTGTTATGACAAGAAATTCTGATGTATCATTGGAGTCTAAAAGCAATTTAAAGTCTTCAAGATATAATAGAGACCTACATGCTAGGAGAACAATTATAGATAGTAATAATTCTACAGCCTTCGTAAGTGTCCATATGGATTCATATAAAAAGTCCAGTGTAAGAGGTGTTAGAATATTCTATTACTCCGAATCAGAGGAAAGTAAACAACTAGCCCAAAGTATTTGTAATAGCGTAAACAAAATGGTTTTTAAAGACTTTTTAAATATAACAAATGTAAAGGCTGAAATAGCAACTGGTAATTATTATATATTGAGAACATCTAAATCTCCAGGAGTTATAATAGAAACTGGTTTTATAACCAATCCTATAGATAATAAGCTTATACAAACTAATGATTACCAACAAATCATGGCAAAAGCAATAGCAGAAGGTATTGTAGAATATATGTATAGGTAA
- a CDS encoding twin-arginine translocation signal domain-containing protein, whose product MIKLKRRTFLKLSALTVGATALGLGVTGCSKETDVSIDGFPDMPETLGQEVEATVDLQSGEVKINSDILVKSSVCMGCYSSCGVRAKIDKKTGRIMKLTGNPYHPKCAEPALPYDTTIKESYQAFSLHGDKGLTHRATVCARGNSTFEQVYDPMRITTPLKRAGERGSGKWKPISWEQLIEETVEGGKIFAELGDDTVIEGFRKIHNQDELINPDSPEMGPKSNGLVWISGGSYGRINFAQRFVLNSFGSTNFYGHTGT is encoded by the coding sequence TAACTGGATGTAGTAAAGAAACCGATGTTTCTATTGATGGGTTTCCAGATATGCCTGAAACTTTAGGACAAGAGGTGGAGGCAACAGTAGATTTACAAAGTGGAGAGGTTAAAATAAACTCTGATATTTTAGTTAAAAGCAGCGTATGCATGGGGTGTTATAGCTCCTGTGGAGTTAGAGCTAAGATTGATAAGAAGACTGGAAGAATTATGAAGCTTACTGGTAATCCATATCATCCTAAATGTGCAGAGCCAGCACTTCCTTATGATACAACGATAAAGGAATCTTATCAGGCTTTCAGCTTACATGGTGATAAGGGACTTACTCATAGAGCTACAGTCTGTGCTAGAGGAAACTCTACTTTTGAACAGGTATATGATCCAATGAGGATTACAACACCACTAAAAAGGGCTGGAGAAAGAGGAAGTGGAAAATGGAAACCAATTTCTTGGGAACAGCTTATTGAAGAGACTGTAGAGGGTGGAAAAATCTTCGCCGAGTTAGGTGATGATACTGTAATTGAAGGTTTTAGAAAAATACATAATCAAGATGAATTAATTAATCCTGATTCTCCAGAGATGGGACCAAAGAGCAATGGTTTAGTTTGGATTAGCGGTGGTTCCTACGGACGTATTAACTTTGCTCAAAGATTTGTATTAAATAGTTTTGGATCAACCAACTTCTATGGACATACAGGAACGTGA
- a CDS encoding CsxC family protein gives MDNREVSVNKIDMSAYSVKSDNINIQEKSECKSYCVDVKAETLGDCDNSPVSLSPITTGAVAKIPVVLAELAVRFNVTSLINLPEPAMEIKNIKKKVKVTQCMLIQDTDILFIKGFVRKNIDFATRDCSSHNGICGDIRHCTVDVPFECTTVVKFNGTNPAPIANNTSSEFEFFRTNELPNTFAEKDRLLSGDLSEFNQISTEFFNELPFCELISAKIVEFDEFLHRERPHHMHLPVGEKLFTKIEEKMVITLTLKILQNRQVAIGATSTKSC, from the coding sequence ATGGATAATAGAGAAGTTTCTGTTAATAAAATAGATATGTCAGCTTATTCTGTCAAATCTGATAATATTAATATACAAGAAAAATCAGAATGTAAATCATATTGTGTTGATGTAAAAGCTGAAACATTAGGTGATTGTGACAATAGCCCAGTATCACTATCTCCAATTACAACAGGTGCTGTAGCTAAGATACCAGTTGTTTTAGCTGAGTTAGCAGTTCGCTTTAATGTTACTTCATTAATTAATCTGCCTGAACCAGCAATGGAAATTAAAAATATTAAGAAAAAGGTAAAAGTAACTCAATGTATGCTTATACAAGATACTGACATTTTATTTATTAAAGGATTTGTTCGTAAAAACATTGACTTTGCAACAAGAGATTGCTCAAGTCATAATGGAATATGCGGAGATATCCGTCATTGTACAGTAGATGTTCCTTTTGAATGTACAACAGTAGTTAAATTTAATGGCACAAATCCAGCACCTATTGCTAACAATACATCCAGTGAATTTGAATTTTTTAGAACAAACGAGCTACCAAATACCTTTGCTGAAAAAGATAGATTGTTATCCGGAGATTTATCAGAATTTAATCAAATTAGTACTGAATTTTTCAACGAACTACCATTCTGCGAATTAATAAGTGCTAAAATCGTTGAGTTTGATGAATTTTTACACCGTGAACGTCCACATCATATGCACCTACCTGTAGGAGAAAAGCTATTTACAAAAATTGAAGAGAAGATGGTTATAACTCTTACTCTTAAAATCTTACAAAACAGACAGGTAGCAATTGGTGCTACTTCTACTAAATCTTGCTAG
- a CDS encoding molybdenum cofactor guanylyltransferase, whose amino-acid sequence MDKKRISAVVLAGGNSTRMGQNKALLELGSKTIIERVVEILKTTFEEIIIVTNTPKVYSMLKDVRFVPDCFESREKKSIIGLYTGIFEAENNYAFVVACDMPFLNTDLINYMIDNIGDEDILVPYINGYYQPLHAIYNKNCLRSIRTLIDSKNYKIIDLFNYFDNLKVRKINDEILDRLNITDSCFLNMNTYQEYINIKKTCPSDK is encoded by the coding sequence ATGGATAAAAAAAGGATTTCCGCAGTGGTTTTAGCAGGTGGGAATAGTACAAGAATGGGACAGAACAAGGCTCTGCTAGAATTAGGGTCCAAGACAATAATAGAGAGAGTAGTAGAAATATTAAAAACTACGTTTGAAGAGATTATTATAGTTACAAATACACCAAAAGTATATAGTATGTTAAAAGATGTACGATTTGTACCGGACTGCTTTGAATCAAGAGAAAAAAAATCAATAATCGGACTATATACTGGAATTTTTGAAGCTGAAAATAATTATGCATTTGTTGTGGCCTGTGATATGCCTTTTTTAAATACTGACTTAATTAATTATATGATAGATAATATAGGAGATGAAGATATACTTGTTCCTTATATAAATGGCTATTACCAACCACTACATGCAATTTATAATAAAAATTGCTTAAGGTCTATTCGGACTTTGATTGACTCGAAGAATTATAAAATCATTGATTTATTTAACTACTTTGATAATCTTAAAGTAAGAAAGATTAATGACGAAATTTTAGATAGATTAAATATAACAGATAGTTGCTTTTTAAATATGAATACCTACCAAGAATATATAAATATAAAAAAGACTTGCCCTAGCGACAAATAA
- a CDS encoding 4Fe-4S dicluster domain-containing protein, which yields MSRKWGMVIDVRKCVGCHACSAVCRIENNVTKEGNRSWVIEEEVGIYPEVHTLKVPQLCNHCDETPCVSACPVGATAKNEEGIVFMDREKCIGCFACVGACPYGARIKEEEAKKVDKCDFCAHRLQHGLLPACVTTCPTQARFFGDLNDSNSLVSKLLKENKYEVLLPEKKLGANIYYIGVNEYRSLNK from the coding sequence ATGAGTAGAAAATGGGGAATGGTCATAGATGTAAGAAAATGCGTTGGTTGTCATGCTTGTTCTGCTGTTTGTAGAATTGAAAACAACGTAACTAAAGAAGGTAACAGATCTTGGGTAATAGAAGAAGAGGTAGGTATTTACCCTGAGGTACATACTTTAAAAGTACCTCAATTGTGCAATCATTGTGATGAGACTCCCTGTGTAAGTGCTTGTCCTGTAGGAGCTACAGCTAAAAATGAAGAGGGCATTGTTTTTATGGACAGAGAAAAGTGTATAGGATGTTTTGCTTGTGTAGGTGCTTGTCCATATGGTGCTCGTATTAAAGAAGAAGAGGCTAAGAAAGTAGATAAATGTGATTTCTGTGCTCATAGATTACAACATGGATTATTGCCAGCCTGTGTTACCACATGTCCAACACAAGCCAGATTCTTTGGGGATCTAAATGATAGCAATAGTTTAGTAAGTAAACTATTGAAGGAAAATAAATATGAAGTGTTATTGCCTGAAAAGAAGTTAGGTGCTAATATATATTATATTGGGGTTAATGAGTATAGAAGTCTAAATAAATAA
- the eutH gene encoding ethanolamine utilization protein EutH: MNDIILYILMVFMGLGALDRVFGYKLGLGQKFEEGFMAMGNLALSIIGIYSIAPLLSTSLEKIVGPVFSFLGADPAIFPASILASDMGGYLSAIKMAENQEIGLFAGLILSSSLGTAVIFTIPIGAGLIQKQDYPYFTKGILAGLLTVPISGFAGGISMGLPIGILVKNLLPIIFIALILGIGLSKWPQKMITGFYWFSKSIVTLGTLGLVISIIQNVTGKIIITAMEPFEEGLKIVGSISIILAGAYPMVLVMTNVFKKPLAKMGNALGICDKATTALIMSLANNIPGFANMHDMHERGKVMVSAFAVGGAFVLGGQLGFVAGIDKSMLTPFIVSKVVGGVGSITIAYLITKPNQKNISNYEEEKILELAIE, encoded by the coding sequence ATGAATGATATAATACTATATATTCTTATGGTTTTTATGGGATTAGGAGCATTGGATAGGGTATTTGGATATAAATTAGGGCTTGGGCAAAAGTTTGAAGAAGGGTTTATGGCAATGGGGAATTTAGCCTTATCAATTATAGGAATTTACTCCATAGCACCTCTATTATCTACAAGCTTAGAAAAAATAGTAGGACCTGTATTTTCTTTTTTAGGGGCAGATCCTGCAATATTTCCTGCATCTATTTTAGCTTCTGATATGGGAGGATATCTTTCTGCGATAAAAATGGCTGAAAATCAGGAAATTGGTCTTTTCGCAGGTTTAATATTATCTTCTAGTTTAGGCACAGCTGTTATTTTTACTATACCAATAGGGGCCGGACTTATTCAAAAACAAGATTATCCTTATTTTACAAAGGGAATATTAGCAGGACTTTTAACTGTTCCTATTAGTGGATTTGCAGGGGGCATATCTATGGGCTTACCAATAGGAATATTAGTTAAAAATCTTCTGCCTATTATTTTTATTGCACTTATTTTAGGTATAGGCTTAAGTAAATGGCCTCAAAAAATGATTACAGGATTTTATTGGTTTAGCAAGTCAATTGTAACCTTAGGGACATTAGGTCTTGTAATTTCAATTATACAAAATGTAACAGGAAAAATAATAATAACGGCTATGGAGCCTTTTGAGGAAGGACTTAAAATTGTTGGAAGTATTTCTATTATTTTAGCTGGTGCTTATCCTATGGTACTTGTTATGACCAATGTATTTAAAAAGCCTTTAGCAAAAATGGGTAATGCTTTGGGTATATGTGATAAGGCTACCACAGCTTTAATTATGAGCTTGGCAAACAATATACCGGGGTTTGCTAATATGCACGATATGCACGAAAGAGGAAAGGTAATGGTTTCGGCCTTTGCCGTAGGTGGAGCCTTTGTATTAGGTGGACAACTGGGATTTGTTGCAGGAATAGATAAGTCTATGCTTACACCTTTTATTGTAAGCAAAGTTGTTGGTGGTGTAGGGTCTATAACTATAGCATATCTGATTACAAAGCCAAATCAAAAAAATATATCTAATTATGAGGAAGAAAAAATATTGGAGTTAGCTATCGAATAA
- the mobB gene encoding molybdopterin-guanine dinucleotide biosynthesis protein B, whose amino-acid sequence MIPVFSIVGKNSNTGKTTVLCSIIGELKSRGYRVATIKHDVHGFDIDHPGKDTWKHGQAGSDIVMISSPKKFAMIEKVQVEYTLDEVLEKISNVDIIITEGYKRENKPKLEVYRKEAADELLCEDDELFGIVTDVQFDKDIPQFSFEQVKEVVDLIEGKFLKK is encoded by the coding sequence ATGATACCAGTATTTTCAATAGTAGGAAAAAATTCTAATACAGGTAAAACTACAGTGTTATGTAGTATTATTGGAGAATTAAAATCTCGGGGCTATCGTGTAGCTACAATTAAGCATGATGTTCATGGATTTGATATCGATCATCCGGGAAAGGACACTTGGAAACATGGACAAGCTGGTTCTGATATTGTTATGATTTCATCACCAAAAAAATTTGCTATGATTGAGAAGGTACAAGTAGAATACACACTAGATGAGGTACTTGAGAAAATTAGTAATGTTGATATTATAATTACTGAAGGATATAAGAGAGAAAACAAGCCAAAATTAGAGGTTTACAGAAAAGAAGCTGCAGACGAGCTTTTATGTGAAGATGATGAGCTATTTGGAATTGTTACAGATGTTCAATTTGATAAAGATATTCCTCAGTTTAGTTTTGAACAGGTGAAAGAAGTGGTGGATTTAATTGAAGGAAAATTTTTAAAAAAATAG
- a CDS encoding TorD/DmsD family molecular chaperone, with amino-acid sequence MDKNQIQSFERAALYEMFASFYLQIPTIDTVQGIPSMLEEASKVLSSVDFKPLIEEAQGRNKLVDDDDKHIKFLQQQYYDHFFIPSTNNYIPPYESAVVEAVIKEGRKNTKWKYGSLWSNSTYHVSMCYDSVRFNPWDLNIEEGLKQSKVPDHIGFQLAFMAYLCHKETICNELALENNAKVEKEKEAAEKWNKLQKQFLEEHLQKFVLSYYEIAKEKCNPFYLQVINTVRDYIKWDLAARVI; translated from the coding sequence ATGGATAAAAATCAAATACAGTCCTTTGAAAGAGCAGCGTTATACGAGATGTTTGCTTCATTCTATTTGCAGATACCTACTATAGATACTGTACAAGGGATTCCGTCAATGCTAGAGGAAGCTAGTAAAGTACTATCTTCTGTTGATTTTAAACCATTGATAGAAGAAGCCCAAGGACGAAATAAGTTAGTGGATGACGATGATAAACATATTAAATTTCTTCAGCAACAATATTACGATCACTTTTTTATTCCTTCGACGAATAATTATATTCCTCCCTATGAATCGGCCGTTGTAGAGGCAGTTATAAAAGAGGGGAGAAAAAATACAAAATGGAAATATGGTAGTCTGTGGAGTAACTCCACCTACCATGTATCCATGTGTTATGATTCTGTAAGATTTAATCCATGGGATTTAAATATTGAAGAAGGATTAAAACAATCTAAAGTTCCTGATCATATAGGATTCCAATTAGCTTTCATGGCTTATTTGTGTCATAAAGAGACAATTTGTAATGAGCTAGCATTGGAAAATAACGCTAAAGTAGAGAAAGAAAAAGAAGCTGCAGAAAAGTGGAATAAATTACAGAAGCAGTTTTTAGAGGAACATTTACAGAAATTTGTATTGTCATATTATGAAATTGCTAAGGAAAAATGCAACCCATTCTATTTACAAGTAATTAATACTGTAAGAGATTATATAAAATGGGACTTAGCTGCTAGAGTAATTTAG
- a CDS encoding twin-arginine translocase TatA/TatE family subunit, whose translation MFGKLGTSELIVILVIALVIFGPAKLPEIGKMFGQAIGEFKTHMKKTSEDVQLDDK comes from the coding sequence ATGTTTGGAAAATTAGGAACGTCTGAACTAATTGTTATTTTAGTTATTGCTCTTGTTATATTTGGGCCGGCAAAACTCCCAGAAATCGGGAAAATGTTTGGACAAGCTATAGGAGAGTTTAAAACTCATATGAAAAAAACCTCGGAAGATGTTCAGTTAGATGACAAGTAA